ACGCCGCGTGTCGGTTGGCCGACCAGCAGCAGGTCAGGATTGCGCTCGATCTCGCGTGCCACGACGATCTTTTGCTGGTTGCCGCCCGAGAAATTCTTGGCTGCCAGCCAACCATCGGCGGGGCGGACATCGAATTTCTCGATCTTGCGCTCGGTATCGGCGCGCAGGGCGGCGTTGTTCATGAAGATGCCGGATTGATAGGCCGGATCGTGGTGATAGCCAAAGGCGACGTTTTCCCAGGCGTGGAAGTCCATGATCAGACCTTCACGCTGGCGATCCTCGGGCACATGGGCCACATGGGCGGTGCGGCGGGCGCGCGCGTCGGATCCGGGTCCGCTCAGCGGCAGCGGAGCGCCGTTCAGCCGGATCGCGCCGCTGCCCGGGCGCATGCCGCCCAGAACCTCGAGCAGTTCGGACTGGCCATTTCCGGCAACGCCGGCGATGCCCAGGATCTCGCCCGCGCGCACGGTCAGGTCGATGCCCTTGACACGTTCGACGCCCTTTTCGTCGGTTACGCGCAGGTTCTCGATCTCCAGGATCGGTTTTCCGGGTTTGGCGGGCACCTTGTCGACGCGCAGCAGCACCTTGCGGCCCACCATCAACTCGGCCAGATGTTCGGGGCTGGTTTCGGCGGTCTTGACGGTGGCCGTCATCTCGCCCCGCCGCATGACGCTGACCGTGTCAGTCGCCTCCATGATCTCGCGCAGCTTGTGGGTGATCAGGATGATCGTCTTGCCCTCGTCCTTGAGCCGGTGAAGGATGCGGAACAGCTGATCGGCCTCAGCCGGGGTCAGCACGCCGGTCGGCTCGTCCAGGATCAGGATTTCGGCCTGCCGATACAGCGCCTTGAGGATCTCGACCCGCTGTTGCATGCCGACGCCGATCTCTTCGATCACCGCATCGGGGTCGACATTCAGCTCGTATTCGGCGGCCAGCTCGGCCAGGGTGCGGCGGGCCTTGGCCAGCGAGGGTTTCAGCAACCCGCCATCCTCGGCGCCCAGAATGATGTTTTCCAGCACGGTAAAATTCTCGACCAGCTTGAAATGCTGGAACACCATGCCGATCCCGGCGGCAATGGCCGCCTGGCTGTCTGGGATCTCGGTCTTCTTGCCGTTGATCCATATCTCGCCCTTGTCGGCCTTGTAGAAGCCGTAAAGGATGCTCATCAGGGTGGACTTGCCCGCACCGTTTTCGCCGATGATACCGTGAATGGTGCCGGGGGCGACGCTGATCGAGATGTCCTTGTTTGCTTGCACAGGCCCAAAGGATTTGGAAATCCCTTTGAGCTCGATGGCGGGGACGGTCATGTCTTGTCCTCGATGGCCGAAGGGGCGCTCATCCGCCCGGGCGGGCGTCTTCGCGAGGATGGCCCGCAGGGCCGGAGGAGCGCCGGGTGAATGCGGGCCGGACGGTCCGGCCCGCGATCTGGATCAGAACTTCAGTGCGGGGCAGCTGTCGTTCTCGTAATAGCTCACGACGTTCAGCTTGCCGTCAATGATGTCCTGACGGGCCTGATCGACCGCGGCCTTCATCTCTCCCGAGATCAGGGCGGCGTTGTTGTCATCCAGCGCATAGCCCACGCCCTCTTCGGCGAGGCCCATGTTGAAGACGCCGGTTTCCAGATTTTCGCCGGCCTTCATCGCGTCATAGACGGCCACGTCGACGCGTTTCAGCATCGAGGTCAGCACCTTGCCCGGATGCAGGTGGTTCTGGTTGCTGTCGACGCCGATCGACAGGATGCCTTCGTCAGCGGCGGTCTGCAGCACGCCGACACCGGTGCCGCCAGCCGCGGCATAGACCACGTCAGCGCCCTGGCTGATCTGCGCCTTGGTCAGCTCCGACCCCTTCACCGGGTCGTTCCAGGCAGCCGGCGTCGTGCCGGTCATGTTGGCCACGATCTTGACATCGGGGTTCACCGCCTTGACGCCCTGCGCATAGCCGCAGCCAAAGTGGCGGATCAGCGGAATGTCCATGCCGCCAACAAAGCCCACGGTGCCCGACTTCGAGGCCATCGCCGCCATCATGCCGACCAGATACGAGCCTTCGTGTTCGGCAAAGCCGATCTGGCGGATATTGGGCGCGTCAAGCCAGGTCACGTCCACCGCGACGAACTTGGTGTCGGGATAGTCTGCGGCCACGGCGCTCAGCGGGTCGGCCATGGCGAAGCCCATGGTGATGACCGGGTTGGCGCCCGCCTCGGCAAAGCGGCGCAGGGCCTGCTCGCGCTGGGCTTCCGATTGCAGCTCGATCTCGCGGAAGCTGCCGCCGGTTTCCTCGGCCCAGCGCTGCGCGCCGTTGAATGCGGCCTCGTTGAACGACTTGTCGAACTTGCCGCCCAGATCAAAGATCAGGGCCGGTTCGGCCAGGGCGGCGCCCGCGGTCAGCGCCATCGCGGCGGCGGCTCCCATCAGGGATTTCATCAGGGTCATTTTATACTCCCGTTGGTTATTGTTCCCGGGGCGGTGGGCGGACCAGTCACCCCGCTCAGAGCGAGCAGAACTGCTGTGATGCTGGCAATTAAGGCCGGTTGCAACCCTGCCGGTCAACCGCTTTTTGACCGAATGGTCCGAGAATGCGGCGCTTGCCGTCAGGGCAGGGGGCGCTCCATCACGATGGCATCGGCTGTCTCTCCGCTCGGGCGCCGGTAATAGCCCCGGCGCAGACCGCAGGGCGCATAGCCGCAGGCGGTGTAGAGTGCAATGGCCGGATCGTTGTCGGCCGCGACGTCAAGCAGCGCGCGGGTGGCGCCCGCGCGGGCCGCCTGCGCCTGCCACGCATCCATGCAGGCGCGGGCCAGCCCCTGTCGGCGCTGGTCCGGATCGGTGGCGATGGTCAGCAATTCGGCCTCACCCGCGATCACCTGAAACAGGGCGAAACAGCGGAGATCGCCGACGAGATGGGTATGGGGGTTGCCCAGCAACGCAGCGAACTCCGACTCGCTCCAGGGTCGCGACTGGGTGAAGGCGCGGGCATGCAGCCGGGCCAGCTCTGTCGGTGTCATGGGTCCAGCAGCACTGGCGGCCGGTCACGCGATGGCGCCGCATCTGCCGGGCGGACATAAAGCGGGGCCGGCGGGATGGTGGCATCGCGCCAGCGCGGGGCGGCGGCACGGGCGATGGCCTCGGCCAGCCCTTGCGGGCTGTACTCGGCCTGAAGCGGGCCAAGCGCCTCTGCCTGATCCCGTGGCAACAGCTGCGGGGTGCCGCCATCGGGGGCGAGGTAGACGTGATCGCGGGGCGCGGGGATCGCCGGGTGGACGCCCAGCGGCGTCAGCAGCGCGCGGGCCTCGAACCCGTCCACGCCGACTGCAGGGATACCAAGCCCCAGTGCCAGCCCGCGCGCGGCCGAGACGGAAATCCGGATGCCGGTGAAATTGCCCGGCCCGATTCCGACGCCGATGGCGTCGAGATCGTGCCAGCCCAAGCCAGCCCCGGCCAGTACCTCTTCAAGCAGCGGCATCAGCCGCTCGGCCTGGCCGCGCGTCATCTCTTCGGCGGTGGCGGCGACGATCCGGTCACCCACCAGCAAAGCGGCCGCGCAATGCGCGGCCGATGTGTCGAATGCCAGAATGACCGGGTCAGACGGCAACGGGGCGGACCTCGGTCACTTCGGGGATGTAGTGGCGCAGCAGATTCTCGATCCCCATTTTCAGGGTCAGGGTCGAAGACGGACAGCCCGCGCAGGCGCCCTGCATATGCAGATAGACCACACCCCGGTCAAACCCGTGAAAGGTGATGTCGCCGCCATCCTGAGCCACCGCCGGGCGTACCCGGCTATCCAGCAGCGCCTTGATCTGGGTCACCACCTCGGCATCCTCGCCGCTGTGTTCGGCATGGCCCGACCCGGTCTGCGCATCGGCGCCCATCACCGGCTGGCCCGACTGATAATGCTCCATCACGGCGCCCAGGATCGCGGGTTTGATATGATCCCATTCGACGCCTTCGGCCTTGGTCACGGTCACGAAATCATTGCCGAAGAACACACCGGTCACCCCGGAGACGGCAAAGATACGGGCGGCCAGCGGCGATTTCTCGGCCGCTTCGGCCGAGGGGAAATCGGCAGTGCCCACCTCCAGAACGGTTTGTCCGGGCAGGAATTTCAGCGTTGCCGGGTTCGGGGTCGATTCGGTCTGGATGAACATGGTCGGAATTCCTTATCGCTCCCCTCAGATATGAGGCGGCACCCGCTCGTTGTCAACTTTGGAACGGTTCTAAAGATCGGGTTGGCCGGGATTCGGCCAACCCCTGTGCAAGGTTTGCCGCGATCAGGCGGCAGTCAGGGCGGCGAGCGCCCGGTCATACCCTGCCTGAGGATCGTCCGTCAGCAGCGAAGGCTGGTATCTGACAAAGGTGACATCCGTGATTCCGATCGTCTCGAACCACCATTTCAGATAGGTCGAGTGAAAATCGCTGCCAAATCTGGCATCCGCCCCCTCGGACCAGACGCCGCTTGTCGTCACCACAGTTGCCTTCCTGTTCCTCAACAGGCCGGAATAGCCGTTGTCGGGGTCGAACCCGAACAGCATTCCGGGCTGGGTAATGATGTCGATATAATGTTTCAGGCGATAGGGGATCCCGCCGTTCCACATCGGAACGCCCATCACAACATGATCGGCGGACATGAAACGCTCGGTGATCCTTGCGACCGCCGACCATGCCTGTTCCTTGGAGGGGTCCATCTGACCGACCCCGAAGAAGGTCATCTTGGCGGCGGCCGGGTCGCCGTCAAATGCCGGCAGGTCTTCCGCCCAAAGGTCCAGGTGATCCACCTGAAGCGTGCTGTCCTTGGCGCGTTGCGCGGCGACAAAGGCGTCGGCAAGGGCATTCGATTTCGAGTCGCCGCCGCGCGGCGAGGCGATGATTTGAAGGAGTTTGGTCATGTGTGGGATCCTTTGTAACCACTTAAGATGGTTTAAGTGGTTACCTGCGTCGAGAAACTTGTAAAGAGCGATTTTGCCGGTTACACAACGAGTCACGCCAACGTGACCTGGATCCGGCCTCCTGACCCATGCAAACCGCTCTTCCACCGCCTTACTTGATTGCCGACGATCCGGGGCTCGAGTTGCTGAACTCGACCGGGGCACCCTATGGCACCGAAATCGACTGGTTGCAGAACGGCACCGAGATGCTGGCCTGGATGCAGGCGGTCGGCTTGCTGGGCGCCACAGAGGCCGAGTTGGTTCGCAGCACGCTTGGCGCGCGGGAACTGGATGCCGCCGCATCCGACCTACGGGATTTGCGGGCGATGTTTCGAGAGAACGTGCCGGTGGCCTCGGCCGGGTTTGTCGATCGCCTGAACGCCTGTCTTGCGGAAACCAGTGGGCATGCCCGTATCGTCATGACCGAGGCGGGCACGCAAGAGCTGCAGCATGTGCAAAGGTTTCGAACCGGTCGTGATCTGGTCGGTCTATGTGCCCTCGCCATCGCCGAACTGTTGAGCCAGGGCGAGTCCGGTCGGACCCGGCAGTGTGGCGGACCTACCTGTACCTATTGGTTCCGCGATGTCAGCAAGAACAACCGCCGCAGGTGGTGCAGCATGGCGGTTTGCGGCAATCGGGCCAAGGTGGCAACGCATCGCGCCCGCGCCAGATCGGAGTGAACTCGACCGCTCGCGCAAACGGGTGTGCGCAGGACGCCAAAGCCCCGGCCCACTCAGGACTGGGCCGCCAGCGCCAATGCCTGATCCAGCCGGTCGTCACCCCAGAACACTTCCTCTCCGACCACGAAACTGGGGGCTCCGAACAGGTCGAGCGCGGCGGCGCGTTCGCCCTGCGCAAACAGCGCGGCTTTGATCTCGGGCGATTTGGCCTGCTCCATGGCCTCGGGCGGCAGCCCGGCCTCGGCCCAGCACTCGGCCAGCACTTGCGGGTCCGATATCACCAGCCCACGTCCGAACTGCGCAGCATAAACGGCGCGGACAAAGGGTGCGATGTGGCCCATTTCGCGCGCTACCATCGCCAGCCGCGCCGCCGGAAGCCCGTTTTGCGGGAACGGGTCGGGCCGCGTCAACGGCAGGCCCTGCCGGGCGCAAAGCCGCTCCATATCGCGCCACATGTATCGCCCCTTGGCCGGAAAGAGGTTGAAGGGCGAGCTGGTCCAGCCCTGTGCCGCAAAGATCGGCCCCAGCAAGAAGGGCTCCCATGCGATGGTCACCCCCAGATCGGCGGCGGCCCGCTCGATCCGCATCGCCGAGAGATAGGAATAGGTCGAGGCGAATTCGAACCAGAATGCGATGCGCTTGCCCATGCCGGCCTCAGGTGATCGCTTCGAGCTTTTCCTTGCTCAGATCGCCCGGCACGATAGTGATGGGGATGGGCAGGCTGCCCGACGAGCGGCTGAGCTGCGACACCAGCGGGCCGGGGCCCTTCTTGTCGGTACCGGCACCCAGAACCAGAACGCCGATTTCAGGGTCTTCCTGAACATGGGCGATGATCTCGGGCACCGCCTCTCCCTCGCGGATCACCAGTTCAGGCTCGACCCCCTGCTTGTCGCGCATCCATTTGGCGAATACCTCGAAATGCGCGTGAATACGTTCGCGCGCTTCTTCGCGCATTACCTCGCCGACGCCGATCCAGTGATTGAACTCGTCCGGCGGAATGATCGACAGGATCGCCACCCCGCCCCCCGTATGCGCGGCGCGCATGGCGGCAAACCGCATTGCGTTCAGGCATTCGCGGCTGTCATCCAGTACAACAAGGAATTTGCGCATCTCGGTCCTCCACAATCCCGGCCAATCTGCCTGAGGGGCCTAACGCTGTCCATCGCTTTTCCCTTGCCCCCGTCGGGCGACATCGGTGGCGTAGAGGGTCAGGACAACCGCCAGCACCGACAGGCGAAACAGATGCGCCGCCGCGACAAAACTGGGATCGGCGCCCAGGGCGGCGCTGAGAATGATCATGGTTTCGAGGCCACCCGGCGAAAACCCCAGCAATACATCCAGCAGCGGCAGACCGGAAAGATAGGCCGCCGGCAGCGCCGCCAGGGTCGCCAGCCCGGTGGTCAGCACGACGATGGCAAGACCAGCGGTCAGGCTTTGACGCAGCTCGCGCCAGCCCATGCCGCCAAACCGGCTTCCGATCATCGCACCCATCAGGATCAGCGACGCCTGCGCGGCCCAGCCCGGCAGGCCGCCGGCGGTCCAGCCGGCCAGATGCGTGGTTGCCGCCACCACGATCCCGGCGATCAGCACATGGGCGGGCAGCTTCAACGCTTTCAGAACCGGGGCCAGCAACAGGGCGGCGACAATCTGGCCAAGGATCCAGGCCCAGGGCGTCACGGCCGCGAGCTGGGGCAGGCCCGGGCCGATCTCGATCCCCGCCAGGGATGCGGCCAGCGGTACCAGCAGCGTCAGCGCCATCAACCGGATCGAGGCCAGAACGACCGGGCGGGTCAGCGACAGTTGCAGGCTGTCGGCCAGGGCGATGACAAGGCTCAGATGCCCGGGGGCCGCGGCCAGAAACGCCTCGTCCCGGTCGATGGGCAGCAGGCGCGGGATCAGCCAGCGCCCGGCCCAGGGGGTGGCCAGGGTCAGCCCGGCCAGCAGCCCAAAGGCTACCGGCCAGCGCATCATCGCCTCGATGCTTTCGGGCCCCACCAGCGATCCGATGCTGAGCCCGATGACCAGGAAGCCCGCGTCGCGCAAACGCGGCGAAATATGAAGCGAAAGACCGCAAAGCCCTGCCAACGATACCGCGACGGCGGGGCCGGCCAGCAGCGCCATCGGCATGTGCACGAGGGTCGCGATCAGGGCGCCAAGGGCGCCGACCGCCAGCGTCAGCAGGTCCCGGCGCGGATCGCCGATCTGCGCGATCACGCGGTGGATTTCGCCCAGTCCCAATAAAGCGCGCGCGCGCGCCGGGCGATCGGCCCGATCTGGTACTGGGTGTCGTCCAGCGCAGTAACCGGGGTCACCTTGCTCATGTTGCCGGACATGAACACCTCGTCGGCTGCGTGGAAATCGGCAAAGCTCAGCACCGTTTCGTGCACGGGAACACCGTCAGCGCGCAGGTTCTTGATATGCCGCGCGCGGGTGATGCCGGCCAGGAAGGTGCCGTTTGCGATCGGTGTGAACACCTCGCCATCCTTGACCATGAAGATATTGGCGGTGGCGGTTTCGGCCACATTGCCCAGCGCATCGGCCACCAGCGCGTTGGTGAACCCCTTCGACCGCGCCTCTCGCAGCATCCGGGCGTTGTTGGGGTACAGGCATCCGGCCTTGGCATTGACCACCGCATCCTCGAGCACCGGGCGGCGGAACCGTGTAGTTGTCAGCGTGGCCGAGGCCGTGGCGGGGGCCATCGGGATCTCTTCCAGGCAGACGGCGAAACCGGTGCTGTCGGCCTGCGGGATGATCGCGGTCGGATCCCCGTCGATGCCCCAGTACATCGGCCGGATATAGACTGCCTGATCCGGCCCATAGGCCTTGAGCCCCTCGCGCACGATCTCGACCATGTCTTGGGTCGATACCGTGGGGGTCAGCATCAGCGCCTCGGCCGAGCGGTTGACTCGGGCGCAATGGGCCTCCAGGTCGGGGGCCATCCCGTCGAAATAGCGGGCGCCGTCGAACACGCCCGATCCCAGCCAGGCGCCGTGATCGGCGGCGCGGATGATCGGGGCATCGCCCTCGTGCCAGCTGCCTTGGAAATAGGTGCGGATATTGCTGCCGGTTGCCATGATCGCCTCCCTCGGTTGCGACGAGGGTAGGCCCGACTGGGTCAGAGGTCCAGACCTTTCTAGCGGCGGATCGCGGGCAGGCTGTCGCGCTGGACCATGGTGCGCAGGGCGAAGTTGGACCGCAGGTTGCGGATGCCGGGGATCTGCATAAGTCGGTTCTCCAGGAACGCATCGAATGCCGCCAGATCGGCCACCAGAACCCGCAGCAGGATATCGCGCGAACCGGTCATCAGATAGCATTCCATCACCTCGTCACAGGTGCGGATCGCCCGTTCGAATGCATCGACGGCGGCGCGTTCCTGCCGCTCCAGTTCGACCGAGACAAAGACCGACACGCCCAGCCCCAGCTTGGCCGGGTCGACCCGGGCGCTGTAACCGGTAATCACGCCGTCACGCTGCAACCGTTCCAGCCGCCGGGCGCAGGGGGTCGGCGACAGCCCGACCTTGTCCGCCAGATCCGAGATGGTCATGCGCCCGTCGCGTTGCAGGGCGCGGACAATGCGGTGGTCGATCTGATCCATTGGTGAATGTCTCCAACTTTTGCCAGTGAGTTGGAGAATAGCTCTAATCTTTGCCAACGCAGCGCGCAATCTTGGTGAAAAACAGCGTCGCAGTTGTGGCAGATAAGGGGTCATTCAGCGGAGGATTCCATGCAGATTACACCCGTCGCAGCGCCCGAACACGAACAGGTGGTCCGTATAGCGGACCCTGAAAGCGGGCTTCTGGGCTTTATCGCCATCCACTCCACCCGGCGCGGTCCCGCTGCGGGCGGCGTGCGGATGCGCCCCTATGCGCAAGAGGCAGACGCGCTCAACGACGCGCTGCGCCTGTCGCGCGGCATGACCTATAAGAATGCCGCCGCGGGCCTCGATCTGGGCGGTGGCAAGGCGGTGATCATGGCCGATCCCGCAACCCAGAAGACGCCGGACCTGCTTGCCGCCTTCGGCTCTGCGGTCGAGACGCTGGCGGGCCGTTACTGGACGGCCGAGGATATGGGCATGACCCCCGCCGACATGGCGCGGATCGGCACCCGCACCACCTGTGTTGCGGGTCTGGCCGACGGGGATTTCGCCAGTGGCGACCCCTCGCCGATCACCGCGCGCGGAATTTTTTACGCGATCCGCACGGCGGCGAAACACCGTCTGGGTTCCGTGGACCTGACCGGCCGCACCGTCGCGGTGCAGGGTCTGGGCCATGTTGGTCACTATCTGTGCGGCTACCTGCATCAGGCTGGTGCAAACCTGATCGTGACCGATATCGACCGCGCCCAGGTGGCCCGCGTGGCAGAGCGCTACGGTGCCACCGCCGTCGCGCCCGACGCGATCTACGGGGTCGAGGCCGATATCTTTGCGCCCTGCGCCATCGGAGCCATCCTGAATGCCGAGACCATCCCGCAGTTGAAGGTACGGGTGGTCGCAGGTGGTGCGAACAACCAGTTGGCGACGCCCGAGGATGCCACCCGCCTGCACGATCTGGGTATTCTCTACGCGCCCGATTACGTGGCCAATGGCGGCGGCATCATCAATGTGGCGACCGAGATCCTCAAGATCTCGGGGCGCGAGGCCTGGGTTGCCAGCCGCCTGGCGGCGCTGGACGACACCATGGACCGCATCCTGACCCGCGCCCGCATTCTGTCGGTCAGCCCCGCCGAGGTGGCGGATGCCACCGTGGATGAGATCCTGCAGGCCAAGGCCGCCTGAGCGTGGCGTGACCGGGGCCTATCCGGCCTCGGCCAGCAGCGCGGGGATGTCGAGCGGCGCGTTTGTCATCGCGAGATTGCCCTCGCCATCGCGCGGCCAGTCCTCGGGTGCGCGGTCGCGATACAGTTCGACCCCGTTGCCGTCGGGGTCGCGCAGATAGACCGCCTCGCTGACCCCGTGATCGGCAGAGCCGTCGATCGGTATCCCGGCCTCGATCACCTGCCGGAGCACCGTTCCCAGCGCCTTGCGGTCGGGATAGAGGAAGGCCGAATGATACAGACCGGTCGCCCGCGCGGGCGGTTGCGGGCCGCCCCGGCTGTGCCAGGTGTTCAGCCCGATATGATGGTGATAGCCACCGGCACCCAGAAAGGCGGCGGCGTCGCCGTATCTCTGTTGCACCTCGAATCCCAGCACATCGCGGTAAAAGGCGATGGCCCGGTCCAGATCGGATACTTTCAGGTGGACATGGCCGACACAGGTGCCGGCAGGGGCGGAATAGGTCATGATGCGTCTCCTTTGCCCGAATATCGGATGGAACCGCGTTCCGGCAAAGGGGCGATCCCGCGCAGATCCCCTGCGCGGGCGCACATTAATCCCGGGTGTCAGGACACCATAATCCCGGGTGTTACGACACCATGCCGACGATTTCATAGGTCCGCTTCAGGATCGGCGCGGTGATGGCGCGGGCGCGTTCGGCGCCACGGGCCAGGATGCGGTCGATCTCGGCCTGATCGTTCATCAGCCGCGCCATCTCGGACGAGATCGGGGACAGTTTCGCAACGGCCAGTTCGGCCAGCATCGGCTTGAACTCGCCAAATTGCTTGCCGCCCACATCCGCAAGCACCTGCTCGACGCTCCGGTCGGCAAGGGCAGCATAGATGTTGATCAGGTTGCGTGCGTCCGGCCGCCCCTCCAGCCCGTCGATCTCCGAGGGCAGGGCATCCGGGTCGGTCTTGGCCTTGCGGATTTTCTGCGCGATGGCGTCGGCATCGTCGGTCATGTTGATCCGGCTCATGTCGGACGGGTCTGACTTGGACATCTTCTTGGTGCCGTCCCGCAAGCTCATCACCCGGGTCGCGGCGCCCTCAATCACCGGTTCAGTGACCGGAAAGAAATCGACTCCGAAATCGTTGTTGAACTTGATCGCGATGTCGCGGGTCAGTTCCAAATGCTGTTTCTGGTCCTCGCCCACCGGCACATGGGTGGCATGATAGATCAGGATGTCGGCGGCCATCAGCGACGGATAGGCAAACAGACCCAGCGAGGCGTTCTGCTGGTTCTTGCCGGCCTTGTCTTTCCATTGGGTCATCCGCTGCATCCAGCCCATGCGGGCGACACAGTTGAAGATCCAGGCCAGTTGCGCATGTTCGGGCACTTGGCTTTGATTGAACAGGATCGACTGTTCCGGATCGATCCCGGCTGCGATGAAGCCTGCACACAGTTCCCGCGTGGAATGCGCAAGTTCCTTGGGATCCTGCCAGACGGTAATCGCGTGGAGATCGACCATGCAATAAACGGTCTCCATCTCGGGTCCCTGCATATCCACAAATCGCTTGAGCGCTCCGAGGTAGTTCCCAAGATGCAGGTTTCCCGAAGGCTGGATGCCGGAAAACACACGCGGCGTGAACTGGGTTTCGGTCATGATGGGGAACTCCCGTCTGGAAAATTCGGTCCCCGTCGCTTACCCATGGGGCAAAGGGACGTCAACAGCCGCGAAAGGCCCGCCCATGAGCAGTGATAACGATACATCGCCGGTCAATCCGCTACCGCCCGTTGTGGTGGCGCTGGTGCTCTTCATCATGGGGATCGAGATCACCTTTTCCCTCGGCGCACGCGGCATTGTCGGCGGGCCTCAGGCAGTGGGCTGGCGACTGGCGGCGATGCAGTCCTATGCCTTTTCGCCCGATATCCTGACCTGGATGTGGGAAACCGGGCGCTGGCCTGTCGAACATGTGATCCGTCTGGTGAGCTATCCGTTTGTCAGCGTCTCGTTCACCCAATCGCTGTTTGTCTGCGTTTTCGTACTGGCAATGGGCAAGATGGTGGCCGAGAGCTTTGGCAGCCTGGCGATGCTGGTGGTATTCCTGGTTTCGGGCATCGGAGGGGCGCTGGGATATGCGCTGCTGACCGGTTCGCCGGTGGCGCTGATCGGGGGCTTTCCACCTGTCTATGGGCTGATCGGGGCCTTTACCTGGCTCTTGTGGCGCAAGCTG
The window above is part of the Ruegeria pomeroyi DSS-3 genome. Proteins encoded here:
- a CDS encoding branched-chain amino acid aminotransferase, with protein sequence MATGSNIRTYFQGSWHEGDAPIIRAADHGAWLGSGVFDGARYFDGMAPDLEAHCARVNRSAEALMLTPTVSTQDMVEIVREGLKAYGPDQAVYIRPMYWGIDGDPTAIIPQADSTGFAVCLEEIPMAPATASATLTTTRFRRPVLEDAVVNAKAGCLYPNNARMLREARSKGFTNALVADALGNVAETATANIFMVKDGEVFTPIANGTFLAGITRARHIKNLRADGVPVHETVLSFADFHAADEVFMSGNMSKVTPVTALDDTQYQIGPIARRARALYWDWAKSTA
- the trpS gene encoding tryptophan--tRNA ligase gives rise to the protein MTETQFTPRVFSGIQPSGNLHLGNYLGALKRFVDMQGPEMETVYCMVDLHAITVWQDPKELAHSTRELCAGFIAAGIDPEQSILFNQSQVPEHAQLAWIFNCVARMGWMQRMTQWKDKAGKNQQNASLGLFAYPSLMAADILIYHATHVPVGEDQKQHLELTRDIAIKFNNDFGVDFFPVTEPVIEGAATRVMSLRDGTKKMSKSDPSDMSRINMTDDADAIAQKIRKAKTDPDALPSEIDGLEGRPDARNLINIYAALADRSVEQVLADVGGKQFGEFKPMLAELAVAKLSPISSEMARLMNDQAEIDRILARGAERARAITAPILKRTYEIVGMVS
- a CDS encoding Lrp/AsnC family transcriptional regulator, encoding MDQIDHRIVRALQRDGRMTISDLADKVGLSPTPCARRLERLQRDGVITGYSARVDPAKLGLGVSVFVSVELERQERAAVDAFERAIRTCDEVMECYLMTGSRDILLRVLVADLAAFDAFLENRLMQIPGIRNLRSNFALRTMVQRDSLPAIRR
- a CDS encoding VOC family protein — protein: MTYSAPAGTCVGHVHLKVSDLDRAIAFYRDVLGFEVQQRYGDAAAFLGAGGYHHHIGLNTWHSRGGPQPPARATGLYHSAFLYPDRKALGTVLRQVIEAGIPIDGSADHGVSEAVYLRDPDGNGVELYRDRAPEDWPRDGEGNLAMTNAPLDIPALLAEAG
- a CDS encoding rhomboid family intramembrane serine protease, translated to MSSDNDTSPVNPLPPVVVALVLFIMGIEITFSLGARGIVGGPQAVGWRLAAMQSYAFSPDILTWMWETGRWPVEHVIRLVSYPFVSVSFTQSLFVCVFVLAMGKMVAESFGSLAMLVVFLVSGIGGALGYALLTGSPVALIGGFPPVYGLIGAFTWLLWRKLSLVGQHQARAFSLIAFLMGAQLLFGLLFGGGLDWVADLAGFATGFALSFLLSPGGWARMRGRIRHD
- a CDS encoding Leu/Phe/Val dehydrogenase, translated to MQITPVAAPEHEQVVRIADPESGLLGFIAIHSTRRGPAAGGVRMRPYAQEADALNDALRLSRGMTYKNAAAGLDLGGGKAVIMADPATQKTPDLLAAFGSAVETLAGRYWTAEDMGMTPADMARIGTRTTCVAGLADGDFASGDPSPITARGIFYAIRTAAKHRLGSVDLTGRTVAVQGLGHVGHYLCGYLHQAGANLIVTDIDRAQVARVAERYGATAVAPDAIYGVEADIFAPCAIGAILNAETIPQLKVRVVAGGANNQLATPEDATRLHDLGILYAPDYVANGGGIINVATEILKISGREAWVASRLAALDDTMDRILTRARILSVSPAEVADATVDEILQAKAA